The sequence CGTTGAAGTTGATCGGGGCGGATGAGCCGGCGTAGATCTGGTAGTCGGTCACTTCCGGGACCCCGCGCAAATGGGCGGCGAGGGCGTCCAACACCCGCTGGGTCTCCTCCACCGGGGTGCCTTCCGGCATGTCCACCAGCACCTGGAACTCGCTCTTGTTGTCGAAGGGCAGCATCTTCATGATGACCGCCTGCAGGCCCACCAGGGAAAGGGAGCCCGCGATCAGAACGAGCAGCGCCGCCAGCAGCAGCCAGCGATTGCGGCGGCCCGCCTGCCGGCGCAGGAAGGGGGTCATGACGCGGGCGAAGAAGGCCTGGAGCAGCCGCGCGGAGCGCTCTTCCCCGGGGGCCGGGCCGTGGGCCTGCGCCTTGAGGAACAGCCGCCGGTAGAGCCAGGGGGTGAACATGAACGCCACCGCCAGGGAGATCAGCATGCCGGTGGAGGCGTTGATGGGAATGGGCCGCATGTAGGGACCCATCAGGCCGGTGACGAAGGCCATGGGGAGTAACGCAGCGATGACGGTGAAGGTGGCGAGGATGGTGGGCCCGCCCACCTCGTCCACCGCGAGGGGGATCGCCTCGGTGAGCGATCTTCCTCCCTGGACCATGTGGCGGTGGATGTTCTCCACGACGACGATGGCGTCGTCCACCAGGATGCCGATGGAGAAGATCAGGGCGAACAGGGACACCCGGTTGAGGGTGAAACCCCAGGCCCAGGAGGCGAACAGGGTGATCGCCAGGGTGACGATGACCGCCGCGCCCACCACCACCGCCTCGCGCCGGCCCAGGGCGATGAGCACCAGCACCACCACCGAGACGGTGGCGAAGACGAGCTTCTGGATCAGGGTCCGCGCCTTGTCGGAGGCGGTCTCCCCGTAGTTGCGGGTAATGGTCGAGCGCACGCCGTCGGGAAAGTAGATGCCCTTCAACTGCTCGAAGCGCTGAATCAGGGCTTCGGCTACGGTCACCGCGTTTTCGCCCGGTTTCTTGGAGACGGCGATGGTGACCGCCGGATGGTGGCCGGTGGGCGGCAGCCCCTTGGAACCGGCTGCCGGGCCCACGCCGAAGGTGACGTAGCGCTCCGGCTCGTCGGGTCCGAGGGCGACTTGCGCCACGTCCCGCAGGAACACCGGCGCCCCCTGGTGCAAGCCCACCACCAGGTCCGCCACTTCCTCGGGTGTGCTGAGGAAGGTGCCGGCCTGCACCAGGATTTCCCGGCCATCCTCCACCCGGGAGCCCGCGTCCCGGGAGGCGTTGGCCGTGCCCAGGGCCCGGCGCAGATCGTCCAGGGACAGGCCGTAGGCGGCGAGCCGCCGCGGGTCGAAGCGCACCCGTACCACCCGGTCCGGGCCGCCGATCACGTCGATGTCCCGGGTGCCGGGCACCCGCTGCAGCTCCGATTGAACGGCATGGGCGACGCGCAGCAGCTCGTTCGCGCCGATGGCCGGGTCCTCGCTCCACAGGGTGGCGGCGAGAATCGGCACGTCGTCGATGCCCTTGGGTTTGATGAGGGGCGGGCCGACCCCGACCCCCGGCGGCAGCCAGTCCTGGTTGGAATAAAAGGCGTTGTACAGCCGCACGATGGCGTCGGTGCGCGGCTCGCCCACCTCGAAGCGCACGGTGAGCACCGCGAGCCCCGGCATGGAGGCCGAGTACACGTGCTCCACGCCTTCGATCTCGGAGACCACCTGCTCGGCCGGCGTGGTCACCAGGGATTCCACCTCCCGGGCCGAGGCGCCGGGATAAGGGATGAAGACGTTGGCGAAAGTGACGTTGATCTGGGGCTCTTCCTCCCGCGGCGTCACCAGCACCGCGAAGAGCCCCATGAGCAGGCCGGTCAAGGCGAGAAGCGGGGTGATCTCGGTGGTGAGAAACTGCCGGGCGATGCGGCCCGAAATGCCCAGCCGGGGCCCGTCCGTCATGCCGCGCCCCCGTGCTGGCGCTTGTAGGCGATGCCGGCGGCGATGGGATCGATGGCCACCTTCTCTCCGGGCTCGAGGCCCGCCAGCACCGGCACGCGCCCGTCGCCGGCCGGCGTGCCGACGCGCACGTAACGGAAGGCGACCCGACCCTCCGCATCGACCACGTACACCGCCGTCACTTCGCTGCGGCGGACGATGGCCTGGGGCGGCAGCAGCAGCCGCTCCTCCTCCCCGCTCACGAAGGCCACCTTCACCAGGGTGCCCGGGAGCACGCTGCCGTTGGCGCCCTGCTCGCCCGCCGGCAGAGTCGCCAGCACCCGGAAAGTGTGGGTGGCGGGATCGGCCGCCGGCGGGATGCGCAGCCCGGTGACCTCCACGCTCTTGCCCCCGGGCAGGATCGCCCGCGCCTTGCGGTGCCTGCGCAGGGGCCCGATGTGCTGCTGGGGCACGTCCACCACGACCCGCAGGTGCTCCAGGGACAGGCCGGTCATGAGGGGCTGGCCGGGGGCCACGGACTCGCCCAGCTTGACGTCGCGGCGCACCACGATGCCACTATAGGGCGCCCGCACCACCGTGTAGTCCAGGCCTTCCCGGGCTTCCCTGATCGCGGCCTCGGCCGCCGTCACCCGCGCCTGGGCGGAACGCAGCTCCGCTTCCGCCCGGTCGAACTGGGCCTTGGCGATGAACCGCTTGTCGTACAGATCCTTGATGCGCTCGTAGGTCCGCTGGGCCTCGGCCAGGCGCGCTTCGGCTTCCGCCAGGGCGGCCTGGGCGTTGGTCAGCCGCGCCCGCTGCTCGGTGTCCCGCAGCCGCACGATGACTTCCCCCTTCTCCACGTAGTCGCCCACGTCGAAGGGCAGCTCCACCACTCGCCCGCTGGTCTGGGCCGACACCGTCGCCTGGTTGACCGCCTCCACCACGCCGTCGAACACGGTCTCCCGCGGGACGCGCGCAGGCTCCAGGGTGACCGTCTCCAGGGAGGTCGCGGCGGCGACCGGGGGCCTGTCCGCGGGCGCAGGCGCCTCCGAGCA is a genomic window of Burkholderiales bacterium containing:
- a CDS encoding multidrug transporter AcrB; its protein translation is MTDGPRLGISGRIARQFLTTEITPLLALTGLLMGLFAVLVTPREEEPQINVTFANVFIPYPGASAREVESLVTTPAEQVVSEIEGVEHVYSASMPGLAVLTVRFEVGEPRTDAIVRLYNAFYSNQDWLPPGVGVGPPLIKPKGIDDVPILAATLWSEDPAIGANELLRVAHAVQSELQRVPGTRDIDVIGGPDRVVRVRFDPRRLAAYGLSLDDLRRALGTANASRDAGSRVEDGREILVQAGTFLSTPEEVADLVVGLHQGAPVFLRDVAQVALGPDEPERYVTFGVGPAAGSKGLPPTGHHPAVTIAVSKKPGENAVTVAEALIQRFEQLKGIYFPDGVRSTITRNYGETASDKARTLIQKLVFATVSVVVLVLIALGRREAVVVGAAVIVTLAITLFASWAWGFTLNRVSLFALIFSIGILVDDAIVVVENIHRHMVQGGRSLTEAIPLAVDEVGGPTILATFTVIAALLPMAFVTGLMGPYMRPIPINASTGMLISLAVAFMFTPWLYRRLFLKAQAHGPAPGEERSARLLQAFFARVMTPFLRRQAGRRNRWLLLAALLVLIAGSLSLVGLQAVIMKMLPFDNKSEFQVLVDMPEGTPVEETQRVLDALAAHLRGVPEVTDYQIYAGSSAPINFNGLVRQYYLRKAPHQGDIQVNLVDRRHRDRESHEIAAAVREPLQQIGRAFGATVRIVEVPPGPPVLAPLVAEIYGLDYTRQLDVARQVRAVFEATPDVVDVDDTLEAPQTKLVIAVDRARAARLGVTQDSVAAAVSAAIRGEDISYLHSEHARVPVPVRLELDPGDKADGEALKALRVRAQSGALVPLSEIAEIRESEREQTIHHKDLLPVVYVTGDVAGRTDSPMYGLRAIAARLAETPIDGAPIKQFLIRQPENPYEWSMKWDGEWQVTYETFRDMGIAYSVGLILIYLLVVAQFRSYGVPLIIMAPIPLTLIGIMPGHALLGQQFTAPSMIGMIALAGIIVRNSILLVDFIQQEVAAGKPLQEATLSAAAVRARPIALTALAAMLGAFFILDDPIFGGLAVSLIFGIFVSTILTLLVIPVVFYHYHWRKFPD
- a CDS encoding hemolysin D gives rise to the protein MTIPRAAWLLLAAVSFTACSEAPAPADRPPVAAATSLETVTLEPARVPRETVFDGVVEAVNQATVSAQTSGRVVELPFDVGDYVEKGEVIVRLRDTEQRARLTNAQAALAEAEARLAEAQRTYERIKDLYDKRFIAKAQFDRAEAELRSAQARVTAAEAAIREAREGLDYTVVRAPYSGIVVRRDVKLGESVAPGQPLMTGLSLEHLRVVVDVPQQHIGPLRRHRKARAILPGGKSVEVTGLRIPPAADPATHTFRVLATLPAGEQGANGSVLPGTLVKVAFVSGEEERLLLPPQAIVRRSEVTAVYVVDAEGRVAFRYVRVGTPAGDGRVPVLAGLEPGEKVAIDPIAAGIAYKRQHGGAA